The Zalophus californianus isolate mZalCal1 chromosome X, mZalCal1.pri.v2, whole genome shotgun sequence genomic interval tctcaaactcttccaaaaaactgaagagtaggtaacactcccaaactcattttatgtggtcagcattaccttgacaccaaagccagaaaaggacactacaagaaaagagaactacaggccaagaTCCCTggtgaatatagatgcaaaaattctcaataaaatcctagcaaattgaattcaacagcacattaaaaggatcattcaccatgagcAACTGGAATTTATCCCTCGCATAAAAGGATAGTTCAACacatacaaatcaataaatgtaagacatcacattaatagaatttaaaaccccccacatgattatctcaatagatgcagaaaaagcatttaacaaaatttaacaacagttcatgataaaaactcttaacaaattaggtatagaaggaacatacctcaatatgacaaaggccatatatgatacgtccacagctaacatcatacttgcTGATGGAAGGTTGAAAGCTGTTCCTCTCAGGgagcctgcatggctcagttggttaaacacctGGCTCTtcgttttcagctcaggtcatgatctcagggtcttgagatcaagccctgtgttgggctctgcactcagtggggagtctgcttgcttgagattctctctctccccctccctctgcccctgcccctgctctgtctcaaataaataaataaatcctttttaaaaaataaagaaagttgTTCctctaaggtcaagaacaagacaacaGTGCCCACCCTCACTCTTCATATTAAACAAaatactgaaagtcctagccagagcattcactcaagaaaaagaaataaaagtcatcagaactgcaaaggaggaaataaaattgactctgtttgcagatggcatgatgttatacaaagaaaattctaaagagtccaccaaaaaactattagatctAATcagcaaatataaagaaaaaaatactgattagaaaattttaaactagGGTAAGAATCATTAACAAATCAAACACCTACTGTACTATGTCCTTGATACttaaatcatctcatttaatcttcaaaagaaTTCTGGATTGATTGTGTTGTTAATTTCACAGTTTGCAAATTATAAAACGGAGGCACAAGTATTAAATAACTTTCTATGCTCTGTACCCTACACAAGGTTCCTTAATGCTACTTGGtggctttaaaaaatgatgtataGCCAAGGTAAGTAAATGCTAAAGCAACATCAGGACAACTAATGAGGAAGTCTCACTAACTGAATTGGAACATGTTTTCCTTTGACTAATTCAATATGGTAGAGGAAGTAATTACCAATACAAAAGTAAATCCAGGCCGTGCAGGGGTTTTGACTTCAAAATTAAGTAACTGATATACTATGTCTTTAAAACTAAACTAAGTAAATACTGTAGACTAAATGTTTATGTCATCCCCAAAATCTATGTTGAAACCCTTATCCCCAGTGTATTTGGACACGGGATCTTCaagaggtaattaggtcatgaaggtagaACCCTCAGGATGACAGCAGTGTCCTTATGAGACAGAAGAAAGcttgcctcctctctctttctctctcttttctaccGTATGAGAGGACCTAGCAAGAAGATGACCATCTTCGAACCAgaaagagggctctcaccagaacttgGCCATACTGGGaccctgatcttagacttcctagcctccagaactatgaaactAAACAAACAACTTAAGAATATAAGGatgaaaatacatgtaaattaatgctctttttaaaaaatatatatatttatttatttaacagagagagacatagtgagagagggaacacaagcagggggagtgggagagggagaagcagtcttcccgctgagcagggagcccaatgcggggctccatcccaggaccgtgggaccatgacctgagccgaaggcagatgcttaacgactgagccacccagacgcccctgtaaATTAATGCTCTAATTTTATTACATTGTCTGTCATTATATCTTTACTTTAAGAGCTTTAAGGAAAGTtcagtttaaaaaacattttttaagtcatAATATCTATGCCAagataatatttcaaaatctattaatgtgcttttctttgaatattttcttatgttGCCAGAGTGCTCCATTCCTCAAGGAGTCCTATGTTATACCTAGAGAGTGCAAGAAAGTGTCATTGTTCACCTCTTGAAATCTAAAAGAGTTTCACAAAGccaatttttagaaataagagTTCTGAAAACcaggttttcatttttcaagagCCAAGCACTTGAGAGAGTAAAGTAGAAACCCCAGCTAGGTTGAAGATGGAACCTAAGCCAGTGGGGGCCTGTGACTAATTTCCAAAATTGAACTCTGAGACTATACAAGGTTCCATTTCTAAGGTCAAGATTGGATTGATTTGGAAAGGGGAAATGGTGCCCTCAAGCAGAGAATGTCACCTGTTTGTAGAAAACTTTCCACATGCCCCATTTGAGTACACAGGTGCTGTGAAGGTTAGTCGATAGCAGGGAACCAAAGATTGGCATAAGGATGGCCTCTAAACCAGAAATCATGGCAGGGATCAGGAATATCCAAAGTGGGTACTGCCCCATGTCCCAGTGCTATGCAGGAGCAGTTGTAGCTTTTATGGAAGTCAAGATCCAAAGACGAAGTGGCACAAGGCTTTTCACTGGGAAGCCACTGTGGAACAAATCTCAGACTGGTCACCCCTGTTGCCATAATAAGCTTCCCACTGTCTCAGATATGACCTTGGGAAACAACAGAGACCACAGTAACCTTAAAAGAGGCTCACATGTAAGTATAAgggaattaaaatgtaaaagcagaaatcaagataAGTTAGAGGTGAGGACAAGAATTTTAAGCAAAAGAAAGTAATTCCTTGATCGAAATTTACCTGGTATTCTTACAGGGCAGAACCAGTGAGATTAAGCAGGAGGAGACCAAGTTCAATGATTGAGAAGCGGTCATACATCattcctacaattttttttttacttggtcACCTCTAGTTTAAGGTGGTCCATGAAATATATTTCCTACCATCTCCTCAGTATATTGCTCCttagaatttctagaaataatCTGCTTTTCTCAATTCTCAAAGTTGCCTTTAGGCAAAGAAGTCCAAGTTGAGGTTCACAAGTAAGCACAGAGCTTTACACAGATAATTGCTAGCGGGAATATTACACTCCCCCCTCCCAATTACAAGAAATAAGAACTAATGAGCAAAGTGAATTGtattaaagaaatgtattttattttatttgttttttaaaagattttatttttaagtagtttctacaccaaatgtgggctcgaactcacatctgagatcaggagttgcatgctccaccaactgagccagccaggtgcccctaaagaaatatattttttaaattcaatcaaaaaaggaaacatcaaatttaaaggaaaaaaaaatcagaaattgtcCGAGAAAACAACAGAGCAAATCAATACCTGAAAAAAGAGCTCTGCATCTTGGTGATCACATTTATTGAAagggttggaaaaaaattaaaatgccctttAGCTTAAGAATTTTTGAGTTATCTGCAAGTCACCTCATTTCAGAAGTGGAAGAATCCTTGGCCatttcttaatattaaaatttacacAGGTTTCTCTTTTGAATGTCTTCTACATTTAAAGAGGCAATCATACAAAATCTATATTCTATACACGATAAATTCTTTGTTTCAGCTAACTCTTAATGGAGGGGTAACTAGTACAACACCATCTCCCTGGACAAAAGGTATCGGaatattctgttttgttgatttatatatcttttcCTCATCAATCTCTGTAGGAGACACAGTTTCCTCCACATCTCCCAATATCTTATTTAAATGCTGTTCATAAGCATGTAATCTGCCCTGAAGCTCtctgtcatttctcattttcacataAATACACTCATCCAAGCTGAGCCTGATGAGATCCAGGGGCTCTTCTACAGTGTTGGTAGTTTGTTGCTGGTCCTTGTCATCTGCCATGTTTCAAACCATGCTCCCTTTCCcaaaaaaatgtactttgaaatttacatttttgtatcTGAGTCAGTGCAACTACAAATCGGAAAACAACTACATTTAATATCAGTGTTAATCATATTGTAGTCGAGAAtggttttgctttactttttaggAATAGGGGAGCATGCACAATGTGATATTCTAGCACCATATATACCATAAATTTCCTATtataaaagctttattgtttctaaaaataaatggtatagaaAAAGCTTATCTCGTGAACCTTAAATAGTTTgatatttatgaaattttattgcTTCTTCCTAATCATGCAGGAATTTCAAAGTATCTTTAGATGGATAATCAATATACCAATAAAGAGAATAGATTATAACAGAGTAAAAATATTAGGTCAGAGAATTATATTACACAATAGTATTTTTATAAGGACCCAAAATATGTGAAACTAAACATCATATTTTTAGGGATAGAAACAAATATGACAAAACTATTCTTAAAAGGTAAAGGAATGAGGCCATTTGGTGACTTCTACTTCTGGACAAGAGAGCTGGAGCATTATTACCAACTTTCCTGTTGAGGACAATTAAAAGAATTggatgaacttttaaaaataaattcctcagTGCATCAAACAGCTCATAATAGAATAAGAAATTACGAGACCAAGAGGTAGAGGAGGTTGCAAGAATCAAGAGAAGTTCAgcattgaaattaatttttttccctctcggGCATCTGCTTCTTAGAAAGCAATAGCTATAAAACTGAACTAGTTTTTGTGGCCTTGTGGGGATAGAGAAGTAGTAGAGAGCAGAACACACAGATCACATAAATCTGAGAGCTACTGGAATTATCAGGGTATAAAATAACTATCCTTTCTTTAATATAAGAAAGGCTTGAAAATATATGTAGGAAACAAATAACTATAAACGTGACACAGcata includes:
- the LOC113930334 gene encoding U6 snRNA-associated Sm-like protein LSm3 yields the protein MADDKDQQQTTNTVEEPLDLIRLSLDECIYVKMRNDRELQGRLHAYEQHLNKILGDVEETVSPTEIDEEKIYKSTKQNIPIPFVQGDGVVLVTPPLRVS